Part of the Spinacia oleracea cultivar Varoflay chromosome 5, BTI_SOV_V1, whole genome shotgun sequence genome, GGAACTAACCAAATATCCTTGTGCAACCTTCGAAGAAGTCAGATCGAGGGCTACTGCCCAGATGCGGATTGAAGACGACGAGATTACACGAATGGTTTCTCAACGACCAGCAGGGGGCAGCAGCGACAGGAGGTCGTACACCCCAAGGAACAACAGCTGAAGACACCAACCATACAACCGCCAGAGTCAGGTACAAAATGTCAATCAATATGATGATACTAACAGTGTTTACAGGAATGAACGGGTCGTTTATCCCCCCATCTCCGAGTATGGCTTCAACGTCGACATCGGAGGCGTGGTAAACGCCCTTCAAAGTGTAGGTGGTACCGTCAGATGGCCTAAGAAGAGCGACAAACCAGACTCTACGAAGGACATGAGCAGGTGGTGCGACTTCCACCGCGACAATGGCCACACAACCGAGGAATGCATCTCCCTCAAAAAGGAGGTGGCGTATCTATTGAAAAGAGGCCACCTAAAGGACCTACTGAGCGACAAAGGAAAGGAGACGTACAACAAGGATAACAGCTCCCAACCCAACCCAGCACCAAGCGGCGACCGACCGGCCCCGCCCACGTTCGAAAAAGTGGTAAACGTTATTTCTGGTGGTTCAGATATATGTGGACTAACTtcttctgcagctaaaaaaATCAACAGGGGCGAATCTGAAGCCGTCAAAGAGGGGCAGACCGAAGATGAAGTAGCACTCGACAAGTCATTAGCAGCGATGATAATAACCTTCGACGACTCAGACTCAACCGACACAATACAGGAACATCATGACGGGCTAGTCATATCGCTCCCAATAGGCAACGCTCTCATCAAAAGGATACTGATCGACAACGGCAGCTCAGCAAACGTATTGTTCCTAGAGGCTCTGCAGGAAATGGGACTAGACGAAAAGAGTATAATCAGAAGGTCgacagtcctagtaggattcagtGGAGAATCGCTACAAACAGTAGGAGAGATATCGCTGCCTACGTACGCAGAAGGTGTTAATGTGATGACCAAGTTCAACGTCGTCGACTGCCCATCAGCATACAACGTCATTTTGGGACgaccatggatccacaaaatgaagGCAGTGCCGTCGACATACCACCAGTCAATCAAGTTCCCAACCAAATGGGGAgtcatggaaatcaaaggacAACAAAGGGACGCAAAGAAATGTTATGAAACGGCGCTGAAACCATCAAAGTCATccatctagcaattacagccAGGGTCGACGGTAGACGACCCCGACGACCAACAGATCGATGAGATTATACTAGATCAGGCAAAGCCAGACCAAGTAGTAAGGATCGGAGCGTCGCTGCCTGACAACATCAGAAGTCAGATAGTGTCATTCCTAAGAGAAAACTCGGACTGCTTCGCTTGGTCGCACGAGGACATGACAGGAATCAGTTCAGAAGTCATCACCCACAAACTCAATGTCGACCCCAACTTCAAACCAGTGAAACATAAACGACGAAAATTCGCACCTGAGAGAaataaaatcatagacgaaGAAATCCAAAAACTGATAGACTCCGGGAAAATCAGAGAATCAAGTATCCAGATTGGTTAGCAAATGTCGTCGTCGTCAGTAAAAAGAACGGAAAGTGGAGAGTCTGTATCGACTTCAcagacatcaacaaagcatgccctaaagaccCATTCCCGCTGCCGCACATCGACGCCCTGGTCGACGCCACTACTGGACATGAGCTACTAACAtttatggacgcctactccggataCAACCAGATCCTTATgcacccagacgaccaggagaaaacatcttttgtaacagacagaggaatttattgttataaagtcatgccttttggtcttaaaaatgcaggtgcAACGTACCAACGATtggtcaacaaaatgttcaaagACCAACTTGGAGACACGATGgaggtctacatcgacgacatgctagTAAAATCAAGGAAGGCCGACGACCATGTCGAACACCTACGACAATCCTTCGACATATTGAGAAAATACGGTATGAAACTTAACCCAACTAAATGTTCTTTCGGAGTGTCTGCAGGgaaattcttaggttacatcgtCACCCAAAGAGGAATCGAGGCTAGCCCCGACCAGGTGCGCGCAatcatcaacattcaatcccccaggaacataaaagaggtacaaCGCTTGACAGGAAGAGTGGCGGCGCTAAATCGTTTTATCTCGCGGTCGTCGGACAAGTATCGTCTATTCTACGACGTCTTGCGGAAAAACAAAGGTTTTGACTGGTCCGACGACCACGAAGCAGCCTTGCAAAACCTGAAAAAATACATGATGTCGCCACCCCTCCTGTCCAAACCCAAAGAAGGCGAAGTCCTACAACTGTACCTAGCCGTCAGCTCCACAGCAGTCAGCGCGGTCCTGGCCCGAGAAGACGAAACGCAACATCTACCTATTTACTACATAAGTAAGTCGCTACTAGAAGCGGAAACCAGGTATTCCTCCCTCGAAAAACTCGTTTTAGCACTCGTTACTGCAGCTAGAAAACTAAGGCATTATTTCgaaactcaccaaatagtggtgatgactaatTATCTAATCAAGTATGTGATGCGTAGACCAGAACTAACAGGTCGAATGGAGAAATGGACGATGGCGCTAGGAAGCTTCGACATCAAATACCAACCAAGAACGGCGGTGAAATCGCAGGCACTAGCAGACTTTGTGGCAGACTTTAGCCCCGACTTGGAGAAAATAGCAGACGACgaagtcaaactcatcaataacgTAGAAGAGATATGGACGCTCTTCGTCGACGGTTCGTCTAACTTTCGCGGTGCAGGTCTAGGCGTCGTGCTAAagtcaccacaaggggacatgatagcacaAGCCATACGCTGCGACTTCAAAGCGacaaacaacgaagcagaatacgaggcgTTAATCGCCGGACTGACGCTAGCTGAAAAATTGGGGGCAAGCGGACTCAACATCTTTAGCGACTCACAATTAACCGTCAACCAGATCAACGGCGACTACGAGGCTAAAGACCTGAAAATGACCTTGTACCTCGAAAAAGCAAAAAAGCTAGCCTCCAAATTCAAACCCCTCTCCATTAAACAAGTGCCACGAGACTTGAACACGCAAGCCGACGCCCTTGCCAATCtaggatccgcactcagaaaGTCACCATTCTCGACCATACCTCTAGTACACCTATTGTCACCCGCTATTGAAAAAGACATACCACAAGATGCCAGCCTCGTCCTATCAACCACAAACACCGACAGCTGGACCAAGCCCATCCTCGACTACCTAACACATGAAACCCTACCCGACGACAAGCTCGAGGCcaggaaaatacttttcaaagcttcacgatatgttattttgcagggTATATTATTTAAAAGATCAGCGAACGGAATGTTGATGCGATGCGCAGAAAAAGCAAAATGGGAAAGACTACAAAAGcaataccacgaaggagaatgTGGCGGACATGAAGGAGGACGAAGCCTGTCaaccagaatcaaaagaaacggatactattggccaacgATGCTCAAAGACGCAATGAGGTACGTAGCTAAGTGCGACAAATGTCAACGACACgcaggtatgacacataaaccatcTGAATTCTTACACCCCACCTTAACTccgtggcctttcatgaaatggggaatggacATCGTCGGTAAATTACCCGTCGCCCCAGGACAAAAGTTCTTCATGCTAGCTCTAAcagattatttttctaagtggatagaagcaggtgCGTTCCAACAGGTAAGAGACAAAGAGGTATGTTCGTTCATATGGactaacattatatgcagattCGGAGTGCCATCAGAAATCATATGCGACAAATGATCCCAATTCATCAGCGACAAGACTAGGGCTTTCTGCAAGACGTGGAACATTGAGCTAAAGACGTCAACGCCAAGATACCCCCAAGCAAATGGACAGGTGGAATCCAGCAACAAAACAATCATCGCATCGCTAAAAAAGCGGCTGGACGATAAGAAGGGACGATGGGCAGAAGAGCTTCCatccatcctatgggccaacAGGACGATGCCTAGGACGGCGACGGGACAGACCCCCTTCTCACTCGTTTACGGGTGCGAAGCAGTACTACCCCCTGAAGTGACACTGCCCAGTGCACGATATGGACTCATGACGCCAGAGCAGAACGACGTCGAGCTTAGTGAAAACCTCGACAACACGGAAGACTTCAGAGAAGCAGCGTTGATAAGAATGGCGTCGCAACAACAGATTGTGGCGAAATGCTTCAACAAAAACGTCAAAGTAAAAGTGTTCAAGGAGGGCGACTGGGTGTTGCgcaaagtgttccaaaacacAAAAGAATTAAACGCAGGTAAACTCGTGccagcttgggaaggaccatacttgATCGATAAAATCGtcggaaagggggcatacaGGCTCGTTACTAAAGACGGCAAGTCGGTCCCCCGAAGCTGGAACGCTACACATCTTAAACTCTATCACTTTTAAAATATCCGTCGTAGCCAATTTTATCAGTTGTCGTACCATCGTTTATACCTTCTTCCTTATTTTTTGTCGCTTTATTTGTTTGAAATtgttactgacttaggcatcggagggccgttggcatccccaacggccaatcctcctagcAACCCATGTTTTCTTTTGCAGAAGATAGCACACGACGCATGACGAAAAATGAATCCCAAGTGATTAACAAACGAGCAACCGACGCAGGTACGGTTTTACATACATGTAATGCCACCATTTCAATATTTGTTACCCGTAAAACACATGCCACACGACGCACGACAAAAGCTTCAAAACACAAGAGTCACAAAGAACATACAAGTAAGAAAAAGAGAGGAACACACTTATATAGCAAAATACAAATTGCGCGACCCCTAAGGCCACGACTTCCGAAATTCAAACACAAAACATTATCCAAACACCTCGCCGCCGCCACCGACGACGagtaaaaacaaacaaaacacaaaaaccaacaGAAATTCAAAAACTACAAACTATTACATCCCTTCTTCCTGTGTAGAGGCTACGATCTCCTGCTCCGACTCCTGCTCTGGGGGCACGACGACGTCAGTCACGACTGGCACCTCCACCGACGCCACGTCCAACGCCTCGTCTTGAGAAACGACGACGAGAGCCTCCTCTTCGCGCCCAACAGCTAACACCTCCCCCTCTTGCTCCAGAACAGGCGCATCCACCACCAACAAGGCAGCGTCCACCTCTGTCGCCTCAGTACTGGCGGTGTCAGCCGTCTTCGCTAACTCTTCCGAATCCACCACGGGCACCGACAGATCAGCCATGGTACCGCCATTAGCCAGGTAGTCGTCCACCTCCTTCTGACACGGCCAAATGCTAGTCTCCCCAATCAAGCAGGAGTACATCATTTGCGCCCGCGTCCTCCATATAGCGAGAGCCTCGACGTCCTTCGCCTCCTCCTGCAGGGCGTCGTACAAGCTCCTCAATCCATCTAACTCCTCCGTCGTCGAGGCCAACTCTCCCTTCACTTTCTCCAGATCTTTAGCCACGTCGGCTAACTGCTTATCCTTACCTTTCAATTGATCACCCTTGGCCTTAACCACCGCAGCGAGGTCCACGACCTTCTTCTCAGCAGCCTTCCACTTCGCCTCCCACGACACGGCCGCCTTCTTCGCCGTCGCCGCCAGCTGCCTCGCATTCGTCACCTCGTCGCACAGCAACGAACATTGCCTACACACAGCCAAGGCAGCCTGCGATGCCTGCGCAAAACCAATGCCAGAACAGATTTACACAACAAACATCTTTtgcaaacaaaaaagaaaagaagaaaaaactaaataaaactcACCCGCAGGCTAAGTTCAGCAGCGTCCGACGCGACAGGAAGAGGATCCACCTCGTGATATCGTCGATACGTCGTAGGCAAGATCAAGCGATCAGCGAAAGGCCATATAACAGACGCCTCTTCATCACCCAAGAAGCCTGGGGGCAAAGTGATAACCGTATCCTCGACGGGATTCGTCTCAGCAGGACGCTTCTTGGCCGACGAAACAGACACTTTACCAACGTCGACAGCAGCAGACGACGCCTTGAACGGCTGCGGGGGCGATGACGAAGCAATCGGTTGAAAGCCTTCGGCTCCTATGACGACAGGCGTCTCAGCCGACGAACCTATCGCAGAAAACCGAGGTACGACCGTCATACCTTGTCCACCAGAAGTCGAGGACGACCTCAATCGTTTCCTCGCACGCTCCTGAATCTCGCTTTGAGACATCCTCGACACAGGCCTAGACGACAAAGTGTGCTCTACACCCAATACAAAAGATCAAGGTCAAACACTAtccaaagcaaaaacaaaaaatatatacaaacccCAAAATAAACAAACGTCAAATACCTGAGTTGTCAGCCATATCGCCTACTTCACCTTCGGCGGACGACGAGTTTGCCACTACCTCTTCAAGCAAATCCAACCTTTTCCGACGACGAGTCAGTTGACCTGATTCCTCGTCTATTTCCTCCTCCTCGGCGACGGCGCCTGACCGGTTCACCTCTTGCTCGTCTAAAAACTCCCCGTCGCGACTAAAAGACCTATCCTCGACAGAATAACCCAAGAATTTCTGATACTTGTCCTCAGAATCagcgttcaactcagtcaacgacgacgccttgacaactgcaaaacaaaaccaagtaaGGCGACGTTCAGTAAAACGACGAGAAACAAAGACAAAACAACACATTTTCCTTCCGTCGTCCATCCCTCGACCAGAAACCGCCCTTTATCTCCCAGAGAATCTTTGCCTACGAAGACAAAACGACTCTGCTAACCCCTGTCGTTCACACCTAAACCAACACCTAAGTTCGTCTTCCCCTTCTTCGTGACCAAGGTATACCTACAACACTTCTGCAGCGCTAGGTCGTAAGTATACATCAAGTCAGACAGGTCAAACGGCGCTCGCCAGTTTGCAGTGACTCCGTGCACCACCGTGAAAACCCGCCATATCTGGGGCATCAACTGACCCGGGCTCAAATGGAAAACCTCGATAAAGGATCTAACTAGAGGAGTGAAAGGGAATTTGAAGCCAATTGTGAACGGATACTCGTACATAACCACATACCCCTCTGGACAGTCAAAGGCTCCCTCGTCCAGGCCGGGAATCTTCACTTCCGCCGACGGCGGCAAACCAGCAAGTTCAACAAACGCCGTCGGGTCCACCACAGTAGAATATATCGGGTTAAGGGACTTAACCCGAGTGGATCCCGACTCCCCCTTTCCTCTCACCACAACCGACTTAGATCTACCCAtctcacttacaaaaatctacaaGAAAATCGAAAAAAGAAAGCAAATTTTACCTGAAATCGAGCAAACTCAGTGCGAAAATCGACTTCActttctccctcttctctcTTCTGCTTTCGGATctagaaattttttgaaaaatcttGGTGTGAAGAACTTTATTGCATGTCGCGAATCGATATTTATTACTCTGGAATTCCGAACGGTTTGTCCCACGAACTAGGCAGTTGAAGacggttttttattttttaaatttgaattgtttctttcgCTCTGTATGACTCCGCAAAttcacaattgggggcaaactgttatcccactttttggactaacgacataaccgcactaacgtttgatcatgtcgtgtcaacCAGGTTCTGTCGTGTCGCAGGTAAGCATAGTTCCAGGAAGATACGTCCGACGTGGCGTCGTATGACGAGGCATAGACGACGAAGGACAGACGACAACGCGCAAGAACGTAGGGACGCGTCATCTCTGGGCAGGCCAATAAAGATAAGCTAACCTAAAGCCCACGATGGGCAGCGCCGTCATGATAGCAGGAACGAGTCCAAGGCATGCGCGAGAAACGTGGAGTCAGTTGAAGACCAAAGAGACGTGCGACAAAGATATCCCTATCTTTGTGGGATTCTCTCAACCAACCAGACCGTTGGAAATTTCCTATAAAAGGACGAAGACGAAGACGAGCGAAGCACAGAAAAACTCAAGCTCTCATACTCTCAAGCCATAAAAGCATTCAAATCATTCTTGTattcgttatttatattttgttacattgatttctagaataagatacaaacaatcatataggaaacttagtggattgatagcctcatagctatccgcggttttttaccttattcctgggttttccgcgtcaacacttctctgtgtcgtgtctctttttgtcttcctttatttaattatcgcttagttagtgtcgacctaaGCCAAAAAtcgcccctagacgaaatttggcataaacaaatACTATGTTTTCTTTATCTTGTAACATTTACCGACtcaatttaattatatatttagttGATTACTTCGTACATGTTTCTCTTATAATTGTATTTAGTTGTTATACAATGACTACTCTACAttttctttgtatttgaatttactACTATGTTGTATGTATCGAAATTATAATACCTGGAGCAAGATTTTAAGTTATTTACAAACAATTTCATAAGAAATAAAAAACCAATTAGGAGTATAAagtagataaaaataaaagattaattaaaaaaattaaaaaataacccGGTTCactatataaaatatgaacCAACCAAACCGGTTTGGTTTTTGCTACAAAGTCAAaatagttttggtaaaactttAGCTAGTTTGGaaaatagattttttttaaagtatccACTTTTcaaaaagagatgttttattttttatgtatcCACATCTACTTAATTCTATTTCCGACAATCATTATTCATATTATCTTACCTCTTTTCCATGATAATAACTAGTATtttggcccgggcgatgccccggagtATTATGTGAACAacaattaattattatatttaatgaaattatgtAAGAATTTTTTCACAAGTTAATTTTTCTGTATTAACATTTATATTGATTTTGCAAAGATAACATATAAAAAGTCATAGCTCAATGGGATAACACTTTAGTGTTGAAAGTGAAGGTTGCGGGTTCGAATCTTATACAAACCATTTATCTCATTTTTTAAATGAAAGTGGATTGACAACAATGTTGATTTATGGATTGAGGGAGAGCGCCACGTGGCATGTAAACGTTTATAGAAACGCCTTAATTTTTCTGTATTAACATTTATATTGATTTTGCAAAGACAGCATATAAAAAGTCATAGCTCAATTGGATAACACTTTAGTGTTGGGAGTGAAGGTTTCGGGTTTGAATCTTGTTCAAACCATTTATCTCATTTTTTGAATGAAAGTGGATTGATGACATTGTTGATTTATGGATTGAGGGAGAGCGCCACGTGGCATGTAAACGTTTAtagaaacgccttttaatatatagtatagattatATCTATTTTATTGCACTTTGCCCATTCTCTTGTTTTTTCCACCTATTTTTTAGGCCCAAATATAACTcattagaaaaataaaacaaaaacagagggagtatattagACCTGCTAAAAATCGACCCGATCCGAAAATCGACCCGAACCCggcccgaaaatactgggtcttgaacaagattttgtgatccGCAATCCGATTTTACCCGAatccgagcaacccgaaaaatgatgggtcaaaacccaatcgaacccgttttggacccgaccgattgaaaatgattgtatttatagtaataagtGAGATTATGAGACAATTTAAGCTtaataaacacgttgtttttactattgttgtgcgTAACATAAACTTGTGTagaaaaatttgttaatttgtgcccatattttgtatatttatcacataaattaatgaaaatataatgcgcgttaaAATCTTTCAGCCCATTAAGTTGACCCGAACTCGAAGTTATGTgccttgaacaagcatttgtaaacccgaacacgaaagtgaccgacccaaTTCAACCCGAacacaaatattttttttttataacccGATCCGACCGACCCATTTAACAGGTCTAGAATATATAGATCGATAAAGTAGATTATGTAAAATTCCTCGTTTAATCACGATTCATCGTCAATGTGCCCTCTTCCAAGAGAGTGTCTCAATATTTGGCtcaacataaaaaaaataaaaaaataaaataaaatttaggtCTCAAAACTTTTGACCATTCTACACTTGATTAAGATTCCTGTCACCACAATTCGCAATCATCATCTTCTAAACTGTCTCAATTCGGACAATAGAAACCTCCAATTCTCGTTCCATGGATTCCCCAAAATCATAAAACCTCCATCAAAAACCATCAATGGCGAACTCATCATCAATAATGGACTCATTTTTTCAACGTTCATTAGACGATTTAATCAAAGGAATCCGACTCCATTCCCCAGAATCATCAACATCCATTTCATCTTTCCTCTCAAAATCAATCGAAGAAATTCGCCGCGAAATCAAATCAACAGACCCACAAACAAAATCAACCGCACTTCTCAAGCTAACATACCTTCATTCAATTTACGGATTCGACATTTCTTGGGCTGCGTTTCATGTAGTAGAAGTAATCAGCTACCCGCAATTCAATCTCAAACGAATTGGGTATTTAGCTGCTTCTGCTACTTTCAACGAATCTACCGAGGTTCTTCTTCTTGTGACAAATCAGTTCAGGAAAGATCTTTCCAGTGCGAATGATTTCGAGGTGAGTCTTGCTCTTCAATGCTTATCGGTTATAGGAACATCGGATTTATGTCGTGATTTATGCAATGATTTGTTTACATTGTTGTCTAGTACTAGACCTTATGTTAAGAAGAAGGCGATTGCTGTTGTTTTGAGGGTTTTTAATAAATACCCAGACGCTGTTCGGGTGTGTTTTAAGAGATTAGTTGACAATTTGGAGAGTTCAGACCCTCAGGCTGTTTCGGCGGCTGTTGGGGTGTTCTGTGAGCTTAGTTTACGAGACCCAAAGGCATATTTGCCATTAGCGCCCGAGTTTTATCGGATTTTGATTGATTGTAAGAATAATTGGGTGTTGATTAAGGTGTTGAAGATGTTTGGTAAGTTGGCATTGTTAGAGCCTAGGTTAGGGAAGAAGATTGTTGGTCCAATTTGCGAGATTATGGAGAAATCCATGGCGAAGTCGCTGGTGTTTGAGTGTATTCGGACTGTAGTGAGTAGTTTGAGTGATCATGAATCTGCTGTTAAGCTTGCTAGTGTGAAGATTAGGGAGTTGTTGGCTGAGGATGATCCTAATCTAAAGTATCTTGGTTTACAAGCGCTTTCTGATCTTGCTACTAAGCACTTGTGGGCGGTGTTGGAAAATAAAGATGTTGTGCTTAAGTCTCTTAGTGATGTGGATCCTAATATTAAGCTAGCTTCGCTGCGTCTTCTCATGTCCATGGTGTCGGAGGATAATGTGGCTGAAATTACCAAGGTTTTAGTTAATTTTGCCTTGAAGTCCGACCCTGAATTCTGTAATGAGATCCTCAGATCAATTCTGGTAACTTGTTCTGGGAATTATTATGAGATTGTTTTCGATTTTGATTGGTATGTATCACTTCTTGGCGAAATGGCCAGGGTACCGCACTGTCAATCAGGGGAGGAAATTGAGAGCCAGCTTGTTGATATTGGTATGAGAGTAAAGGATGCAAGACCAGAATTGGTCAAGGTTGGTCGGGATCTGTTAACTGATCCTGCATTACTTGGTAACCCTTTCTTACATGGGATATTATCTGCTGCTGCTTGGGTTTCTGGTGAGTATGTTGAGTTTTCAAAGAACCCATTTGAATTGATGGAGGCATTGTTGCAGCCACGTACTAATTTACTGCCACCATCAGTAAGAGCTGTCTACCTTCAATCCACATTTAAGGTTTTGGTGTTTTGCCTTCAGTGTTATATCTGGCAGAGAGAAGAAGTGGATGCTTCATCCCTTGCTGGCGATTTGACATCCTTGGGAATCGATTCTAAGTGTGGATTGCAATCCCCTGAAAGCCGTACTTTGTCAACACATGGAGCAATTGCAAATTCTGAGCAAAACCTTGAGTCTGCTATCAGGGATTCTAATTGGCCATTTGAGGATTTTGACAATCAAGATGCTTTGCAAGAAAATCACACTTCAGCATTGTCTGAGACAGAAATTTCAACCCAAGACCCAGTTGTTAAGTTGTTAAACCTGACTGAAACAGCTGTAGTACCGTTGATATGGAGTCATGAAGTGGAAGTACAAGAGAGGGCACGAAACATTCTCGGAGTTGTGCAGATAGTGAAGCAAGACATTCTTGGAGTTGGAGCTATGCATGAAACATCAGGGAAGAAAGACTTTGAAGTTTGTGAAATCACTAATCTCTTTGATGATCTGTTTGAGGAAGAGCTTGGTCCAGTTTCTGTAAATGCTCAAGCAAGAATTCCTGTACCTGCTGATCTTATTTTCAAAGATAATCTTACTGATTTGGATTTGATATATAGTGACCTTCAGTTAAGTTCATCAACTTCATTTTCTCTCGGAACTTCCCGTTCCAGAGAGGAAGATAATGATCCCCTTTCTAATGGTCAAGGTAGAGAAGATTTAGAATCATCAACAATATCCGGATCTCTGCTTGCACAGCACCGCAAAAGACATGGATTATATTATCTTACTTCAGAGAAGGATGAAACGGGATCTAATGATTATCCTCCTGCCACTGAAAGTAAATATCTAGATAAGAATGGAGATGAGGTGAATGATCTTGTGAAATTAACTGAGCAATCACTTACTATTAAGAAAAGG contains:
- the LOC110804498 gene encoding AP-3 complex subunit delta gives rise to the protein MANSSSIMDSFFQRSLDDLIKGIRLHSPESSTSISSFLSKSIEEIRREIKSTDPQTKSTALLKLTYLHSIYGFDISWAAFHVVEVISYPQFNLKRIGYLAASATFNESTEVLLLVTNQFRKDLSSANDFEVSLALQCLSVIGTSDLCRDLCNDLFTLLSSTRPYVKKKAIAVVLRVFNKYPDAVRVCFKRLVDNLESSDPQAVSAAVGVFCELSLRDPKAYLPLAPEFYRILIDCKNNWVLIKVLKMFGKLALLEPRLGKKIVGPICEIMEKSMAKSLVFECIRTVVSSLSDHESAVKLASVKIRELLAEDDPNLKYLGLQALSDLATKHLWAVLENKDVVLKSLSDVDPNIKLASLRLLMSMVSEDNVAEITKVLVNFALKSDPEFCNEILRSILVTCSGNYYEIVFDFDWYVSLLGEMARVPHCQSGEEIESQLVDIGMRVKDARPELVKVGRDLLTDPALLGNPFLHGILSAAAWVSGEYVEFSKNPFELMEALLQPRTNLLPPSVRAVYLQSTFKVLVFCLQCYIWQREEVDASSLAGDLTSLGIDSKCGLQSPESRTLSTHGAIANSEQNLESAIRDSNWPFEDFDNQDALQENHTSALSETEISTQDPVVKLLNLTETAVVPLIWSHEVEVQERARNILGVVQIVKQDILGVGAMHETSGKKDFEVCEITNLFDDLFEEELGPVSVNAQARIPVPADLIFKDNLTDLDLIYSDLQLSSSTSFSLGTSRSREEDNDPLSNGQGREDLESSTISGSLLAQHRKRHGLYYLTSEKDETGSNDYPPATESKYLDKNGDEVNDLVKLTEQSLTIKKRQNHAKPRPMVVKLDEGENFIPAKKLEIKDELLSGAVRDALLENEEVSTSSKFSEAGKPSVERKGKETLVIDGPPDLREHSVTADSEVGNSSSRRSKHKNHSKERRQHSHGESGEGKEERSRKEKKKSSHHRHSRHKTQEKQGSSNNASNQTPQIPDYLL